The Sinomicrobium kalidii genome contains a region encoding:
- a CDS encoding c-type cytochrome, whose translation MKKILLTMALGTAMVLVSCGEKKEKKEKFSYERTQTEKKADNAGAEASKVPVDLDNKGIGPVEEVEFGDIDQDMVSTGEEAFKTKCTACHKTDQKFIGPALTGIYERRSPEWVMNMMLNPDEMQKKDPIAKALVEEYNGTLMLNQNLTENEARAIAEFLRTL comes from the coding sequence ATGAAAAAAATATTGCTGACAATGGCACTGGGCACTGCCATGGTATTGGTAAGTTGCGGAGAAAAAAAAGAAAAAAAGGAAAAATTCAGTTACGAAAGGACGCAGACCGAAAAGAAAGCCGATAACGCAGGAGCAGAAGCTTCAAAAGTCCCGGTAGACCTTGACAACAAAGGCATAGGTCCTGTCGAGGAAGTAGAATTCGGAGATATTGACCAGGACATGGTGTCCACGGGCGAAGAAGCATTTAAGACAAAATGTACGGCCTGCCATAAAACGGACCAGAAATTTATAGGCCCCGCCCTCACAGGAATTTACGAACGCAGAAGTCCGGAATGGGTGATGAACATGATGCTCAACCCCGATGAAATGCAGAAAAAGGACCCCATAGCCAAAGCACTTGTTGAAGAGTACAACGGCACCCTGATGCTCAACCAGAACCTTACGGAAAATGAGGCCAGGGCCATCGCGGAATTTTTGAGAACACTTTAA
- a CDS encoding VOC family protein: protein MKLKAIHILTNDLTGTGSFYREVLGLPIVSDAPSVLRIKAGTTMLFFHRSEAAQPVYHLAFDIPNNRLKEAREQLEEKVRILPVSPGKTIADFTSWNAKSFYFHDNNGNVLEYITRYDLKNKSEKAFDGSSVLHISEIGMATENVPKLASKITSEYGIALYPKQPPQEHFTVMGDENGLFILASDKRNWFPTDKKSEPYWTKIVFSTAQGDRELIHSGRKK, encoded by the coding sequence ATGAAACTGAAAGCGATACATATATTAACGAACGACCTGACCGGAACCGGAAGTTTTTACCGAGAGGTTCTGGGGCTCCCGATTGTGTCTGACGCCCCGTCTGTTCTCCGTATCAAAGCCGGGACAACAATGCTATTTTTTCACAGGTCGGAAGCGGCCCAGCCCGTATATCACCTGGCTTTCGATATTCCCAACAACAGGTTGAAAGAGGCCCGTGAACAGCTGGAAGAGAAAGTCCGTATCCTGCCCGTATCTCCCGGAAAAACCATAGCCGATTTCACAAGCTGGAACGCAAAGTCCTTTTACTTCCATGACAATAACGGTAACGTACTGGAATACATCACCCGCTACGACCTTAAAAACAAATCGGAAAAAGCATTTGACGGATCTTCGGTACTTCATATCAGCGAAATCGGTATGGCTACCGAAAATGTTCCAAAACTTGCCTCCAAAATCACTTCCGAATATGGTATCGCCCTGTATCCCAAACAGCCTCCGCAGGAGCACTTCACCGTTATGGGTGATGAAAACGGGCTGTTTATCCTCGCAAGTGACAAAAGAAACTGGTTTCCTACGGACAAAAAATCGGAACCTTACTGGACAAAGATTGTTTTCTCCACAGCTCAGGGAGACCGGGAATTGATTCATTCCGGCAGAAAAAAATAA
- a CDS encoding pyridoxal phosphate-dependent decarboxylase family protein, whose product MNETLMNEEVPSPTVLSSREELCKDIFYEQTCDEYVRAIRLAQERVTGFLKNNRKPFSGIKPADIRTRVEAVDFEVPLPDYESLLNEVDELYVKHATAYHLPQYIAHLNCPVVIPALAAEVLISAINSSQDTYDQSAGGTFMERKLIAWTGAQIGFPSDCDGIFTAGGSQSNLMGLLLARDFFALKHLNRNIKLDGCPPEATRFRVFVSGKAHFSNHKNASIMGLGEQAIVHVETDGRYRMDPQKLEEAIAREREKGNIPIAVMATAGTTDFGNVDPLSDIAHTARKHRLWLHVDAAYGCGLLLTEKYRHLLAGIEQADSVTVDYHKSFFQPISSSAFIVRNKLHLNIIKHHADYLNPKEQDYDELPAQINKSIVQSTRRFDALKLWCTLRYLGKEKLGQYTDTIIETTREAADSIENDDSFELLCHSDMGVLVFRYTEGSEKDELCKLNQYIKKSLFFSGEVLLASTKVNGAFYLKFTIFNPLTTITDIQNILTIIKQHGHEYLQLNRVSPAGRTDQF is encoded by the coding sequence ATGAATGAAACATTAATGAATGAAGAAGTCCCTTCTCCTACCGTACTTTCCTCCCGTGAGGAGCTTTGTAAAGATATTTTTTATGAGCAGACCTGTGACGAATATGTCCGGGCTATTCGATTGGCACAGGAGCGGGTTACGGGATTTTTGAAAAACAACCGCAAACCTTTCAGCGGAATTAAACCGGCCGATATCAGGACCAGGGTAGAGGCGGTGGACTTTGAGGTGCCCCTGCCCGATTACGAGAGTTTATTGAACGAAGTGGATGAACTCTATGTAAAGCACGCCACAGCTTATCATCTTCCGCAGTACATAGCACACCTTAATTGTCCGGTGGTCATACCTGCACTTGCTGCCGAAGTATTGATAAGTGCCATAAATTCTTCCCAGGACACTTACGACCAGAGTGCCGGGGGGACCTTTATGGAAAGAAAGCTGATAGCCTGGACCGGAGCGCAGATCGGATTTCCTTCCGATTGCGACGGTATTTTTACCGCCGGGGGGTCTCAGAGCAATTTGATGGGGTTATTGCTGGCAAGAGACTTTTTTGCACTGAAACACCTGAACCGGAACATCAAACTGGATGGTTGTCCGCCCGAAGCTACCAGGTTCCGCGTTTTTGTTTCCGGAAAAGCCCACTTCAGCAATCACAAAAATGCTTCCATCATGGGGTTGGGTGAACAAGCCATTGTTCATGTGGAAACGGATGGACGTTATCGCATGGACCCTCAAAAACTGGAAGAAGCCATAGCGAGGGAACGGGAAAAAGGCAATATCCCCATTGCTGTGATGGCCACCGCCGGTACCACGGACTTTGGCAATGTGGACCCTCTTTCGGATATTGCCCATACCGCCCGGAAACACCGTTTATGGCTCCATGTAGATGCCGCTTATGGTTGCGGATTGTTACTGACCGAAAAATACAGGCACCTTCTGGCAGGTATTGAGCAAGCTGATTCAGTGACTGTCGATTATCACAAATCTTTCTTTCAGCCCATCAGCAGCAGTGCATTTATCGTGCGAAATAAACTTCACCTTAACATTATAAAGCACCATGCCGATTACCTGAACCCCAAAGAACAGGATTACGACGAACTGCCGGCGCAGATCAATAAGTCCATTGTTCAGAGCACCCGCCGTTTTGATGCCCTGAAACTTTGGTGCACACTTCGTTACCTGGGAAAAGAAAAACTCGGACAATATACCGATACCATTATAGAAACCACCAGGGAAGCAGCCGATTCTATCGAAAATGATGACAGTTTTGAACTGCTGTGCCATTCGGATATGGGGGTATTGGTCTTCCGCTATACAGAAGGTTCGGAGAAGGACGAATTGTGCAAACTCAACCAATACATCAAAAAAAGCCTCTTTTTCAGTGGTGAAGTATTGCTGGCCAGCACCAAAGTAAATGGAGCGTTTTACCTCAAATTCACCATTTTCAATCCCCTGACCACCATTACCGATATACAAAACATTCTTACCATTATAAAACAACATGGACATGAGTACCTACAACTTAACCGGGTTTCGCCCGCAGGCCGAACAGATCAATTTTAA
- a CDS encoding GMC oxidoreductase, which produces MGTMYYNPPQEEYDAIVIGTGVSGGWAAKELCEKGLKTLVLERGRMVKHIEDYPTMHLDPWDMENGGRPTQEDLRKQGKQARTGYTVNQDTKHFFVNDLEHPYNEVERFDWMRGYHVGGRSIMWGRQSYRHGDIDFEANLKEGVAVDWPIRYKDIAPWYDYVEKHIGVSGEKLGLPQLPDGQFLPPMELMCMEEDLKKAMASKFDDGRLLTIGRVAHITGGQFDGRSHCQFRNRCMRGCPFGGYFSSNSSTLPAAEKTGNMTLRPFSIVHEIMYDKDKKRATGVRIIDAESNETLEFKAKVIFVCASAIGSTSILMQSKSERFPEGMGNDSGELGHNLMDHHFQVGASAKVEGYEDKYFKGRRPNGFYIPRFQNLGGKTDRKDFLRGYGYQGGGGRGDWASSVKELSYGAKLKEDILKPGEWSVGMTAFGEMLPHHDNKMFLDYEKKDKWGLPTVTFDAKFRENEYNMRKDMKQQAVDMLEAAGFKDISPYDNPGAPGLGIHEMGTARMGRDPKTSVLNGNNQLHAVSNVYVTDGAAMTSASCVNPSLTYMALTARAADHAVNELKKMNI; this is translated from the coding sequence ATGGGCACTATGTATTATAACCCTCCGCAGGAGGAGTACGATGCTATTGTTATAGGCACCGGAGTCAGTGGCGGATGGGCTGCTAAGGAATTGTGTGAGAAAGGATTAAAGACTTTGGTGCTGGAAAGGGGGCGTATGGTAAAGCATATAGAAGACTATCCTACAATGCACCTCGATCCCTGGGATATGGAAAACGGGGGGAGACCTACTCAGGAGGATCTCCGAAAACAAGGAAAACAGGCAAGGACGGGCTATACAGTTAATCAGGATACCAAACACTTTTTTGTGAATGATCTGGAACACCCTTACAATGAGGTAGAGCGTTTTGACTGGATGAGAGGATATCACGTTGGTGGGCGCTCCATTATGTGGGGAAGGCAGAGTTACAGGCATGGTGACATTGATTTTGAGGCCAATTTAAAAGAGGGTGTAGCTGTCGACTGGCCCATACGATATAAAGATATAGCGCCCTGGTATGATTATGTAGAGAAACACATAGGGGTTAGCGGCGAAAAATTAGGGCTCCCTCAATTACCGGACGGACAGTTCTTACCTCCCATGGAATTAATGTGTATGGAGGAAGACTTAAAAAAAGCCATGGCTTCAAAATTTGATGATGGCAGATTATTGACCATTGGAAGGGTAGCACACATAACAGGCGGACAGTTTGACGGAAGAAGTCATTGCCAGTTCAGGAACCGCTGTATGCGGGGATGCCCGTTCGGTGGATATTTCAGCAGTAACTCTTCTACACTTCCCGCTGCCGAAAAGACCGGGAATATGACGCTGAGACCCTTCTCTATTGTGCATGAGATCATGTATGATAAAGATAAAAAACGGGCTACCGGAGTGAGGATCATCGATGCCGAGAGCAATGAAACACTGGAATTCAAGGCCAAGGTGATCTTTGTTTGTGCTTCGGCCATAGGTTCTACTTCCATCCTGATGCAGTCCAAATCCGAGCGTTTTCCCGAAGGAATGGGCAACGATTCCGGAGAACTCGGGCACAACCTGATGGACCACCATTTCCAGGTAGGCGCTTCTGCAAAAGTGGAAGGTTATGAAGATAAATACTTTAAAGGACGAAGACCTAACGGGTTTTATATCCCGAGATTCCAAAATCTTGGTGGAAAAACCGACCGGAAAGACTTCCTCCGCGGCTATGGCTACCAGGGCGGCGGCGGAAGAGGCGATTGGGCTTCATCCGTAAAAGAACTGAGCTATGGTGCGAAATTGAAAGAAGACATTCTGAAACCCGGAGAATGGAGTGTTGGAATGACGGCTTTCGGAGAAATGCTTCCGCACCACGACAACAAGATGTTCCTGGATTATGAAAAGAAAGATAAATGGGGCTTGCCAACCGTGACATTCGATGCGAAGTTCAGGGAAAACGAATACAACATGCGTAAAGACATGAAGCAACAGGCCGTAGACATGCTGGAAGCTGCAGGTTTCAAAGATATATCACCTTATGACAATCCCGGGGCTCCCGGTCTCGGTATTCATGAAATGGGAACGGCACGTATGGGCAGAGACCCGAAAACCTCCGTACTTAACGGAAACAATCAACTGCATGCCGTATCGAATGTGTATGTAACCGACGGTGCTGCCATGACCTCTGCGAGTTGTGTAAACCCGTCACTCACCTATATGGCACTTACTGCCAGGGCAGCAGATCATGCGGTGAATGAACTGAAAAAAATGAACATCTAA
- a CDS encoding nitroreductase family protein: MKKETIEKNMPISFDLSGEVSRNIRNRRSIYAKDFIKKDLPDKLLEEILVNATRAPTHKMTEPWRFIVLRGKYLEAYGEYMAAYYKDHYTEKFPPETAEKKLSDLRNYPLNAACLIGVVLVRNRKSGLPEWEEIAAVSSAVQNMALTCTANRIGSYWSTKSVAIDYIEEFGLAENETSLGLLYLGYYSDALPLPEKRRSPLSEKVIYLQ, encoded by the coding sequence TTGAAAAAAGAAACTATCGAAAAAAACATGCCGATTTCCTTTGATCTGTCCGGGGAAGTCTCACGGAATATCCGGAACAGAAGGAGTATTTACGCCAAAGATTTTATAAAGAAGGACCTGCCCGACAAATTGCTCGAAGAAATCCTGGTCAATGCCACCCGGGCGCCCACCCATAAAATGACAGAGCCGTGGCGGTTCATTGTTCTCAGAGGAAAATACCTGGAAGCGTATGGCGAATATATGGCCGCGTACTATAAGGACCACTACACCGAGAAGTTCCCGCCTGAAACCGCTGAGAAAAAACTGTCCGATCTCCGCAATTATCCCCTGAATGCCGCATGTTTGATCGGTGTGGTCCTGGTGAGGAACAGGAAATCGGGCCTCCCGGAATGGGAAGAGATTGCCGCGGTGTCGTCCGCAGTGCAGAATATGGCCCTTACCTGTACGGCCAACAGGATTGGCAGTTACTGGAGCACTAAAAGCGTGGCCATTGATTATATCGAGGAATTCGGCCTGGCAGAAAACGAAACATCGTTGGGCCTGCTCTACCTGGGATATTATTCCGATGCACTTCCCCTGCCGGAAAAGAGACGAAGTCCCTTGTCTGAAAAAGTAATTTACCTGCAATAA
- a CDS encoding acyl-CoA thioesterase, translating to MYLKEFDIRWSDIDANRHLANSAYINFMSHTRMSFLIENGLTQKELVKHHIGPVVFYEHVYYFREVFAGKPVKVSLELAGMSEDGKFFEFHHNFYDDKGRNFAHCEMMGAWIDMNTRKLTGLPPEFVHILDSLPKTADFKVLTKEDTRKSGKKPKDLG from the coding sequence ATGTATTTGAAAGAATTTGACATTCGATGGAGCGATATTGATGCCAATCGCCACCTGGCCAATTCGGCTTATATCAACTTTATGAGTCATACCCGTATGTCGTTCCTTATTGAGAACGGGCTTACCCAGAAGGAACTGGTCAAACATCATATTGGCCCCGTGGTATTTTATGAACACGTGTATTATTTCAGGGAAGTATTTGCGGGAAAACCTGTAAAAGTGTCCCTGGAACTTGCCGGAATGAGCGAAGACGGTAAGTTTTTTGAGTTTCATCACAACTTTTATGACGACAAGGGAAGGAATTTTGCCCATTGTGAAATGATGGGGGCCTGGATAGATATGAATACCCGGAAACTTACGGGACTCCCCCCGGAATTTGTGCATATCCTTGACAGTCTTCCGAAAACCGCCGATTTTAAAGTACTTACCAAAGAGGACACCAGGAAATCGGGGAAAAAGCCTAAGGACCTCGGTTGA
- a CDS encoding sugar phosphate isomerase/epimerase family protein, which yields MNRRNFIENSGKASIALSLLGLYACKNSKKDQGTTITTPEETAAKTENIPFFKLSLAQWSIHKMILEEGFDPFNFAEKAKGWGFEGLEYVSQLYTGELEKNPNTAAAMDNLVRELNKRSTDNDIKNLIIMVDAEGNLGIKDEAERMKAIENHHKWIDAAAALDCHSIRVNLFGEQEVDAWKRYSAESLSKLAEYAAKSNINVLVENHGGFSSNAALLAEVMKEVNMDNCGTLPDFGNFCLKRENGEPWGAPCVEEYDKYKGVKELMPFAKAVSAKSYDFDEAGNETTIDYVKILQTVKDAGYTGYVGVEYEGDRLSEEEGILATKKLLINTAKQLS from the coding sequence ATGAACAGACGAAATTTTATCGAAAATTCCGGTAAAGCCAGCATAGCCTTATCGTTACTGGGACTATATGCGTGTAAAAATTCGAAAAAAGACCAGGGAACTACAATTACTACTCCTGAAGAAACAGCCGCCAAGACAGAAAATATCCCCTTTTTTAAACTTTCCCTGGCCCAGTGGTCCATCCACAAAATGATCCTCGAAGAGGGATTTGATCCGTTCAATTTTGCAGAAAAAGCCAAAGGATGGGGTTTTGAAGGTCTGGAATATGTAAGTCAGTTATATACCGGGGAGTTGGAAAAAAATCCCAACACCGCTGCTGCAATGGATAACCTCGTCAGGGAACTCAACAAGCGAAGTACCGACAACGATATAAAAAACCTCATCATCATGGTCGATGCCGAAGGCAACCTCGGCATTAAAGATGAAGCGGAACGGATGAAAGCCATAGAAAACCATCACAAATGGATCGATGCCGCCGCTGCACTGGACTGTCATTCCATACGTGTCAACCTTTTCGGCGAACAGGAGGTCGATGCCTGGAAACGGTATTCTGCCGAAAGCCTCTCTAAACTTGCGGAATATGCGGCAAAATCCAATATCAATGTTCTGGTGGAAAACCATGGAGGTTTCTCTTCCAATGCAGCCCTCCTGGCGGAAGTGATGAAAGAAGTCAATATGGATAACTGCGGCACACTACCCGATTTTGGTAATTTCTGTCTGAAAAGAGAGAACGGCGAGCCCTGGGGAGCTCCTTGTGTGGAGGAATACGACAAATATAAAGGTGTAAAGGAATTAATGCCATTTGCCAAAGCAGTAAGTGCCAAGTCATACGATTTTGACGAAGCCGGAAACGAAACCACCATAGACTACGTTAAAATACTGCAAACAGTTAAAGATGCAGGATATACCGGTTATGTGGGCGTGGAATACGAAGGCGACAGGCTCAGTGAAGAAGAAGGTATACTGGCCACCAAAAAGCTATTGATAAATACAGCCAAACAGCTCTCATAA
- a CDS encoding gluconate 2-dehydrogenase subunit 3 family protein, which produces MQRREAIKNIGLSLGFVAATPTLMSILQSCTGDPKVEWTPEFFSPEEGSVLSKMVDIILPRTDDLPGAAELNVPQFIDKYINEVYSPEDQKLAKDGMKAFTNKLGVKNPEDLPGVKAEEVEKIIASSLGVGEDQRKDLERKLRDYKNTDDGAAPENEDALVFGFVKDIRGKTIYGFKISEYIGEEVLAYDPIPGEQKGCVSLEEVTGGKLWSL; this is translated from the coding sequence ATGCAAAGAAGAGAAGCGATAAAAAATATAGGGCTTTCCCTGGGGTTTGTTGCAGCCACCCCGACCCTGATGAGCATACTGCAAAGCTGTACGGGCGACCCGAAGGTGGAATGGACCCCGGAATTTTTCAGTCCTGAAGAAGGCAGTGTATTGTCTAAAATGGTGGATATTATTCTACCCAGGACTGATGACCTTCCCGGTGCGGCAGAATTGAATGTACCGCAGTTTATAGATAAATATATCAATGAAGTGTACAGTCCCGAAGACCAGAAATTGGCAAAAGACGGGATGAAGGCCTTCACGAATAAACTCGGGGTGAAAAATCCGGAAGATCTTCCCGGGGTCAAGGCGGAAGAAGTGGAAAAAATCATAGCTTCTTCACTGGGCGTCGGTGAAGACCAGAGAAAAGACCTGGAAAGAAAGCTAAGGGATTATAAGAATACAGATGACGGCGCTGCTCCGGAAAATGAAGACGCCCTGGTCTTTGGCTTCGTCAAGGATATAAGAGGAAAGACCATCTACGGGTTTAAGATCAGTGAATATATAGGAGAGGAAGTCCTTGCCTATGATCCCATTCCGGGTGAACAGAAAGGATGTGTTTCCCTGGAAGAGGTTACCGGAGGAAAATTGTGGTCTTTATAA
- a CDS encoding hydroxypyruvate isomerase family protein: MKRRTFVQNSLMATLGASVTTTGAFGFPDSARKQKGKHNFNLKYAPHDGMFKHNAGGDVISQLEYMAEQGFTAFEDNGMSGRSVDVQEAMAKTMENLGIEMGVFVAHKIYWNEPNLAGGDKGKREEFLTDIRNSVEVAKRVNAKWVTVVPGHVDLRKEPGYQTANVVESLKQAAGILEPHGITMVLEPLNYMNHPGMFLTKSAQAYEVCKAVNSPSCKILYDIYHQQITEGNLIPNIEASWDEIAYFQVGDNPGRNEPTTGEINYKNVFKYIYDRGFKGVVGMEHGNSRPDAEGELAVIEAYKKVDDFL; the protein is encoded by the coding sequence GTGAAAAGAAGAACATTTGTACAAAACTCTCTTATGGCAACTTTGGGAGCTTCGGTGACTACCACCGGAGCTTTCGGTTTTCCGGACAGTGCCCGGAAACAGAAGGGCAAACACAATTTCAATCTGAAATATGCGCCCCACGACGGGATGTTCAAGCACAATGCCGGAGGAGACGTTATTTCCCAGCTCGAATACATGGCCGAACAGGGTTTTACAGCTTTTGAAGACAACGGTATGAGTGGCCGGTCGGTCGATGTGCAGGAAGCCATGGCCAAAACCATGGAGAACCTCGGCATTGAGATGGGCGTGTTCGTAGCCCATAAGATCTACTGGAACGAGCCCAACCTGGCCGGTGGGGACAAGGGCAAACGGGAAGAATTCCTGACGGATATCCGGAATTCCGTGGAAGTGGCCAAAAGAGTAAATGCAAAGTGGGTAACCGTTGTGCCGGGCCATGTAGACCTGCGGAAGGAGCCGGGCTATCAGACGGCCAATGTAGTGGAATCGCTGAAGCAGGCGGCCGGTATCCTGGAGCCGCACGGCATAACCATGGTATTGGAGCCGCTCAATTATATGAACCATCCCGGCATGTTCCTCACCAAGTCTGCACAGGCCTATGAGGTGTGCAAGGCGGTAAACTCACCTTCCTGCAAGATACTGTACGATATCTATCACCAGCAGATTACCGAAGGCAACCTTATTCCGAATATTGAGGCCAGCTGGGATGAGATCGCTTATTTTCAGGTAGGGGACAATCCCGGGCGGAACGAACCGACTACCGGAGAAATTAACTACAAGAACGTTTTTAAATATATTTATGACAGAGGCTTCAAAGGCGTGGTAGGTATGGAACACGGAAATTCCAGGCCGGATGCCGAAGGTGAACTTGCCGTAATTGAAGCCTATAAAAAGGTAGACGATTTTCTGTAG
- the nudK gene encoding GDP-mannose pyrophosphatase NudK, with the protein MSNTKIRDLKIDILSDNWYILKKATFEYRNKSGKWQVQQREAYDRGNGATILLYNRQNKTVMLTRQFRMPTYLNGNDTGMMIEACAGLLDTDSPEECIKREAEEETGYRITEVHKIFEAYMSPGSVTEIIHFFTGEYSREMKVSEGGGLASEHEEIEVLEFPFAEALNMISDGRIKDAKTIMLLQYARINGLFS; encoded by the coding sequence ATGAGCAATACCAAAATAAGGGACCTGAAGATCGATATCCTGTCGGATAACTGGTACATCTTAAAGAAAGCCACCTTCGAATACCGGAACAAAAGCGGAAAATGGCAGGTTCAGCAACGGGAAGCATACGACCGCGGCAACGGGGCCACCATACTGCTCTACAACCGGCAAAATAAAACGGTTATGCTCACCAGACAGTTCCGGATGCCCACCTACCTCAACGGTAATGATACGGGCATGATGATCGAGGCCTGTGCGGGCCTGCTGGATACAGACAGCCCGGAAGAGTGTATAAAACGGGAAGCGGAAGAAGAAACCGGTTACAGGATCACTGAAGTACATAAGATATTCGAAGCGTATATGTCGCCCGGCTCCGTAACCGAGATTATCCATTTTTTTACCGGGGAATATTCCAGGGAAATGAAAGTGAGCGAAGGTGGCGGACTGGCAAGTGAACACGAAGAAATAGAAGTACTGGAATTCCCTTTTGCAGAAGCACTGAACATGATATCCGACGGCAGGATAAAGGATGCCAAAACGATCATGCTCCTGCAGTATGCCCGGATAAACGGGCTGTTTTCCTGA
- a CDS encoding TauD/TfdA family dioxygenase → MELQPITTSERPAQHASAHAPAPTAPLIIEITPQERNTLSSVGNLLAKAFNSYENPDYIAALHLHAFQLLPERVTRILSRFGTDFSAGQYGAIIFKGLLEVDQDALGPTPPNWQQADYGKLNKYGFICSLLHGAVPSKPVQYYAQRKGGGLLHAIIPDEKMSKTQTGAGSKTDLFVHTEDAFLLNQADFLSFLYLRNEERVPSTLYSIRSHGKINTTMEKLFAPIYQCPKDANYARGKTPERGPATSVLYGNKQLPFIRFDAAEQIFNEKAGQSQEALNNLTDFWNEAKPLINNNFIPESGDVVFVNNHLCAHGRSAFTAGQRNENGKIVKCERRQMLRMMSKTSLIHIRSVTDTNDPYFIMEEHLGKVFATD, encoded by the coding sequence ATGGAATTACAACCAATTACCACATCTGAAAGACCTGCTCAGCACGCCTCTGCACATGCCCCCGCCCCAACTGCTCCCCTGATCATCGAAATAACGCCACAGGAACGAAATACCTTATCGAGTGTCGGCAATCTGCTTGCAAAGGCATTTAACAGTTATGAAAATCCGGACTACATTGCTGCGCTCCACCTTCATGCATTCCAGCTATTGCCTGAGCGAGTTACCCGGATATTAAGCCGGTTCGGAACCGATTTTTCCGCCGGCCAGTACGGCGCCATAATCTTTAAAGGGCTTCTGGAAGTAGACCAGGATGCCCTGGGCCCTACACCTCCCAACTGGCAACAGGCCGACTATGGTAAACTCAACAAATACGGTTTTATCTGTTCACTTCTTCACGGCGCCGTCCCCTCCAAACCCGTGCAATATTACGCCCAGCGCAAGGGCGGGGGATTACTGCACGCTATTATTCCGGATGAAAAGATGAGTAAAACCCAGACGGGTGCGGGATCAAAAACCGATTTGTTTGTACATACGGAAGACGCCTTTTTATTGAACCAGGCCGATTTTTTAAGTTTCCTTTACCTGCGAAATGAAGAAAGGGTGCCCTCAACTTTATATTCCATCAGGTCTCACGGAAAAATAAACACCACTATGGAAAAACTGTTTGCCCCCATTTATCAATGTCCCAAAGACGCCAACTATGCCCGGGGGAAGACTCCGGAACGGGGGCCTGCCACATCTGTCCTCTACGGAAACAAGCAACTCCCTTTTATCCGTTTCGACGCGGCCGAACAAATATTTAACGAAAAAGCCGGGCAAAGTCAGGAGGCCCTGAATAATCTAACCGATTTCTGGAACGAGGCCAAACCATTGATCAACAATAATTTCATTCCGGAATCGGGAGATGTTGTCTTTGTGAACAATCATTTATGCGCTCACGGACGAAGTGCCTTTACCGCCGGCCAGCGGAATGAAAACGGGAAGATCGTAAAGTGTGAACGCCGGCAAATGCTCCGGATGATGAGTAAAACAAGCCTTATCCATATCCGGTCGGTCACCGACACAAACGATCCTTATTTCATTATGGAAGAGCATCTGGGAAAGGTTTTCGCTACAGATTGA